The segment tgtagccttctttcctgttgctctttcaggattagttgtattaattatatttttgtattatatatagttttaggaggaggtctctgtctcacctctcacaccaccatctttaattcctCCTCCTAGtcctacattgtttttcatgtgaaaccatcataaaagtgtatatcaatgataacttaatttaaaaattaaaaaaaatttttttagcattaaaaaataaaaccagcgaAAACAATTTGACTCATGGTGATAAAGTTATGAGTTATATGATTTATATATAAGTTCAGTAATAGgttgaatttttaaatgtttcatgacTCCTGGGTTCCTAGTAAAAACTATTTTTTGAGTTCTTTATCTCAATGATAGAAATAAGGTAAATATTTGAAGTTCTAGAAGCgctaaagatggtggcatgagtatggcagcagaaatctcctcccaaaaccatataaattttgaaaatacagcaaatacaactattcctgaaagagagaccagaagatacagtacaacagccaggctacatctatgtCTGGGAGAACAAATCATcccacaaaaagggtaagatacaaagccgtaaCCCAggaggacccgagcactccccccaccccagctcactggtgggaatacaagaatcagagtgggcagggaagcacaggactgctaaataactagctctagtaatctgcaccaagagcacagacacacattgaatggtgtactggatattagagaaatggaaaagtaaaatctgagatggagactgcaagcaggtccccacagccggctcccatgggacaaaagaaatgtgggtgctttaaaagtattaaaggcagaagggtataacaggtagacaaaattgtcccagcacactcagcccagcaggctgggatcttaaggaacttcaggcaccctaaccccctgggtggcaacagaGCTCTGAcgccctcatggcaataagcagcctgccattcattcccccctggtggcactgcaagcaaactgacccgccattgctgcagaccagccgagaagcagccctgcccacagcaaccacacaatCTTCTCCCATCGCACACCTAACCTGGCCAGATCTAGAGGCTGCCCCCACATGCAGGTgcccggcacagacagaggaagaatGACACGAAgtccggaaggcacaaaggggtactgttctcacaggagaacacacgccACGTGCCTGCAACCCTGGCAGTGCCTTAGGCTATCCCGAGGGACACCCCGCCCATGGCGGCTCACAGAATTAACCCacagactgctccctgtgtgtgggtaacctgcacaggcagcagagaaggacaaggtgaccagcaagcaggaagatactttgttcttccagctgataCAAGTACCACTTGCCGCAagcacttctattgccatgaaaaggcagaagaacctggtccagtccaaactCACTCAAACATCGCCAGAGATAGGGCCTGGTGAgaaagatataaccaatcttcctgaaaaagaattgaacataaaagtcataaccatactgatggagctgtacagaaatatgaagagctaagggatgaagtctggagggacataacagaaatgaaacaatcaatagaaggacttaagagaagactggatgaggtgcaagagactgttaatggaatataaatcatagaacaggaatacagagaagctgaggcagagagagatagaaggatctctaggaatgaaagacttttaagagaactgtgtgaccaatctggacaaaacaatatttgcattataggggtaccagaagaagaagagagagaaaaagggatagaaagtgtctttgaagaaataattgatgaaactggaaatagaagaacaaatgacacccaaagtcagcagaaggagggacataataaacatcagagaagaaaataagattgagaagaataaagcaatagaaaaaaatcaaagaaaccaagagctggttcttgagaaaaataaacaaaatagataaacccctagccagacttattaacagaaaaaggaGTCTATACAGAtaagcagaaacagaaatgagaagggaaaaatcatgacagacacaaaagaaatacaaagaattattaaagaatactatgaaaatctattgctaacaaactggataacctagaataaatggacaactttctagaaaaatacaaccttctaagattgaccaaggaagaaacagaaaatctaaacagatgaattaccagcaacgaaactgaatcaGTAGTCAAAAAATTGCCCAAGAACAGAACTCCTGGTCCaggtggattcactgctgaattttatcagacatttagagtagacataatacccattctccttaaagttttccaaaaaatggaagaggagggaatacttccaactcattctatgaagccagcatcactctaataccaaatccaggcaaagacaccataaagaaagaaaatttcaaaccaatatccctgatgaacatagatgcaaaaacactcaacaaaatattagcaaaccaaattcaaaaatacatcaagaggatcatacaccgtgatcaagtgggattcatctcagggatgcaaggatgatacaacattcgaaaatccatcaacatcatccaccacgtcaacaaaaaggacaaaagccacatgatcatctccatagatgctgaaaaagtattcgacaaaattcaacatccattcatgataaaaactctcaacaaagtgggtatagagggcaagtacctcaacataataaaggccatatataacaaacccacagccaacatcctacttaacagtgagaagctaaaatcTTGTCACAtaagatagggaacaaggcagggatgcccactctccctacttttattcaacagttctagaggtcctagccatggcaatcagacaacacaaagaaacaaaaggcatccagattggtaaggaagaagtcaaactgtcactatttgcagatgacatgatattgttcataaaaaaccctaaagaatccactccaaaactactagatctaatatctgaattcagcaaagttgcaggatacaaaattaatacacagaaatgtgttgcattcctatacactaacaatgaactaatagaaagagaaatcagaaaaacaattccattcataattgtatcaaaaagaataaaatacctaggaataaacctaaccaaggaagtgaaagacctataccctgaaaactacaagacactcttaagacaaattaaagaggacactaacaaatggaaattcatcccatgctcttgggtaggaagaactaatactgtcaaaatggccatcctgcctaaagcaatctacagattcattgcaacccttatcaaaatgccaacagcattcttcaacaaactggaacaaatatttctaaaattcataagaaaccaccaaagaccccaaatagccaaagcaatcctgagaaggaagaataaggcatggggatctcgcttcccaacttcaaactcaaAGCCAGAgttttcaagacaatttggtactggcacaagaacagacccacagaccagtggaacagaatagagtccagatattaactcaaataTATGtagtcaattgatatatgataaaggagtcatggatatacaatggggaaatgacagtatcttaaacaactggtgttggcaaaactggacagctacatgtaagagaatgaatctggatcattgtctaaccccatacacaaaagtaaatttgaaatggatcaaaaacctgaatgtaagtcataaaaccataaaacttttcaaaaaaagcaaaggcaaaaatctcttggacataaagatgagcaacttcttcatgaacacatctccccgggcaagggaacaaaagcaaaaatgaacaagtgggactatatcaagctgaaaagcttctgtacagcaaaggacaccatcaatagaacagaaggcatcctacagtatgggagaatatattcataaatgacagatccaataaagggttgacatatgTTCCAGGGAGAGGACACAGATTTGGGGATCAGACAACCTAGGTTTGAATCCATTTAGTATTTCAGTGACTTGGAATCCATTTACTATTTGAATGACTTCAACTTGGAACAAGTCATTCAATTTTAAGTTGCCATGTCCTGATGAATGAGGACTAGGATATCTACCTTTGAAAGTGGATATGGGGCTGGAGATCATGTGTGTAAAGCACCCAGAAGTGCTGTCAACCGTGGCTGTCATTATTGTTACCATGTTGTTAAGAAGTGGGTCTAAGTTGGGCTTCAAAGGATGGGCAGCTCCTGGACCAGATCCATGTTTCTAGTGGCCAGGGGCTGCATTTGGAGTCCTGTGTCTGGCACAGAGAATTTGCCCTGGGTCTCAAGGGCAGCCCTTGCACTGGCTACTCCCGTCTCTTTTGAATCACAATCACCGCACAAGGTGCTGACTTCATGAAACACACCTCTCCCTGGGCATGTGTGGACAATTCCACCACTAGGGAAGTTCCCTAGTCCCTCTACTTCCAGCTCTATCTTGCTAGTTAAAGGCACCATCATCTCTCACTTGAGCTCTTCTCTTGTTTCACTTCTATCCTTACTTGCTAAAACCCAGAGTTacttatatttgaaaaaataaaatctgatcaGGCACTCCCCCAAGGCTTACCCACCCTCCTTGCTTGTAACACTGGTCCCACCTCCGGGCTTTATTTACTTTGCTTCTCTCTGCCACCATCCCTCAATTCTTCCCCTGGCTACTCCCATCCTTATTTCAGGTGTTGGCtcacaaagaaattaaatctgTAGTCACTGGGATGTCCTTTCCTCCTTTTACAGGCTCATGAGCATTTAGGACGTTCACAAACGACCTTGAAAACTGGGAGGACCTCCATTCCTCAGTCCATCTGGGTCACTGCTGCTATCCTCACTGCCAACTCTGAGGCACCCTTGAAGGAAGTGACTCCGGGCTAGGGGTTCTTTGCCTAGGCTGGAAGACTCAGTGTTGAGCTAGAGGGCTCCCCAAAACCATGAACCTCTGAAGTTCACTATCTCACTGGGAGCCACCAGCAACTGGGGCACAGCTTTCCATTACTTCTGAGAggcttctcttctccctccctcccctgcttccTGAACAAGGTACAGGGTGGTTTTTGAGCACGTCTGCTGTCAACTGTGAACAAGAAGCACACAGGACCTGGCCACTTCCTTGGAGAGTgggaaaaattcagaaaaattaatatttgaaattgCGTGCTATAAAAGCTACTTATCACAAGGTCTTGCCATGATTACCCAATCTAAAGCAGGGCCCCCAGTTACACTCTCTATGCCCTGCAGTAGTTGCTGTGGGCCCAGACCCCTCACCTGGTCTGTCTGTGCACCCATCCACTGACTGCTGTGCGCTGGGTGCCAAGAGCTAGAGCTGCACTGCTCCCCAGAGAGCCGGGTGCCCTGGCTATGCCTGGGTTAATGAGCCTTCCCTGGGGGATGGTGCGGGTGGGGCAGAGCCAATGACCAATCAAGGTATACTGAGTACAAAGGCCTACTCCTTCCTCAGGGTGGGAACTCTGGGTGACATCACATCCCTAGGGTCAGGCTGAGGTTAGACTTCAGCCGGTGCTACAGCTCTGCTCAGCTTCTTCCCTGCCCTATCCTGCTTCCCTCAGTTTTCTCCTGAGAGCTTAACCTCCATAAATCCCTTGTACAAGAAACTGCCTCAGGTTTTGCTTCTAGGAACCCAACTTGAGTgacatcttttatttttccttcctagcATATGTCACAATTTGAAATTACAGATTTGTTTAACTACTGGTTAATGCTTGTTTCTCCTACTAAATGAAGGCAGAAGCCATAGTTCGTTCATTGCTGTATTCCCAGTACCATGTGAGGTGCCTCCCAGAGGCCAGCAATACACCGCTTCGAACTGGAAAGCTGCAGAAACACAGCCTGAGCCTCCCTCTGCAGACACTTCCTCCCTGGGTGTTTTGGTACATATTGTTGAAAAGCCTCCCTACAATGGCAGCCTGGCGTCTCATGGCCATGATCCTTAAGCCAGTTCCAGGTGGGCACATAACAAAGCCGCAGCTGACAATCTGGCCCAGGTTTGGTCACCTAGTTCCTGATATGAGCTATCTGGTACCACACTGCAGGTGACAAACCTGGTGTGGGCCAGTTCTGATGATGGTCAGAAGCCAAGCAGATAAACCAACAGCTTATCTATTTTACATGCATCATACTCTGACTCAACTGAAATCAAGACAACTTTCTTATCTTACTCATCTACCTATGTGCCTGGGAAAGGCTGAACCCTGCACAAGCAAGGCTGGATTGATATGAACACCTCCTAAATTCCTAGATATCAGTGTCTTAAAATATTATATACCACAGATAAAGCTGTAATAAAGCCCTCATTTAACTAGAATGTGGAAGAATCACGGATTctagatatttaattttttgaaaaactttttctCTTGGCATAAAATTTTCTTCCTGAACATCACAATTCTCTTTACTTCTGGATTATCTTTTTTCATTACTGAGGGACTGGTGACTTGAGGTCTTTATTCTGAGATGAATGACTTCTAGGCAAGACACTGATACACAGGGAGATAGCCTGGATGTGTCTGGATTACAGGAGAGTTGCTAAAATCATGTTTCTGATTGAAACCCTAAAACCAGCTGCATTGGTTTTATGATGTATTTCCTCCTAAAAGTGAGGTTAAGTAAAAAGacccaggaaaaaaagaatgagagagagagcaatTATTCAGTGTTTCCTGTAATTCAATGAGGGATACAGAGTATAAACCAGGGCCTCTTCCCACAGGGTTTACAATCTGGGTATGAACAAGAAACACCATTTAACAGAGGCAAACAGTTCCAGGAGATCAGTGTCCATGAATTGtgatttccaaaataaaattcttaCACAAATGAGTAACTAATGGTACCATGGTGTTTCAGTTATATCTGAAAGGGCTTTCAGAAAGTAGGAAATCTTGTTATTGGATAAAACTAGTGGTTCATCTAACCAAAGGTCCCTTCCAGTGGCACCAAACGGAGTTGTAGGAGAGAAGAGGTTAATTGTCAGACAGCTTAATCTGTAAACCTTTTCAAGTTGGAAAGTACCACAGGAATTTTAGGAATCCCAGTGATCAGTGAATGGGCTACCTATATACCCGTGACATCTACAGACTTTATACCCAGCCACCCGCACTGCTGCCCAGAGCGTGCATATGTGAGAAGTTCTCCTTATGCCTGGcttccttcctccatcttccCCTCAAGCATCTTCACTTGAGTGtgtcacagaacacatacaaGTGGTTAGGACTCTGACAATAAAGCAAAATCAGAGTTAAAACCAATCATGTTCAAATAGTAGCTAGTGAGTGAAGAACTTTAGGTTCAAAGGGCCACAGAGTCTGTATTCCTGAGAAATTTCAACCCATTTCTCGTTCTGGTGTTTCCACGTTGCACTCTGCTGCCACAACTAGGTGGGTGTACATTTTTGAGTGCTGAGCTATCACTAGAAGATGTGAACTAAGAGACTGAAAGAAAACAtttgtatctatttattttttaaaaatatgtccatGAAAACAGAGCCGGATGTCAGTTTCCAATGGGGGGAACGTTCTCATGGAGGTACTGTAAGGCTAAGTCGGTCCACTTCATTTCTTGTTCTTTAACAGACTCTGTGGTACCACCATTGTCCTGTTCAGGCTCAGGAAGCTCATTCTGAAAACAAACAATGGACATTCAGAATTGGCATTAATAAATCCCTTAAAACTCAAAGAGTACTTAGAAGTAAAACCTGTGAGTTCTTAGAAACAGGTAGCATAATCGACAGAAACATATCCtaaggaaagagaataaaaagatgtgAGGAAATATCAGTTCACTCAAATGACACAATGATGGATGGCATGGTGACTCTGGTGCTTGTGCAGAAGGATAAGGGCACCAACTTTTGGAAGCCACTGGGATCCACCATATTTCCTGGGTTACTGGGGCCAGTAACCAGTAAACTCTGGAACTTTTGTTGTCTCTTTGGCAATGAGAAAACAGTAGCCATCGCCTCACAGGCCTGCTGAGGACTGAATGAAGTCCTTTAACTTGGATTCAGTGCTCAGCAGTGCCTGCAGCTtccagtgctcaataaacatttgctatTATCACTAGTGGCTAGGAACACTACAAGAGCCAATACTAAACCTTGTTTTGGGAGGCGGCTTTACTATTTGCTAGCATATTCCTTAAGCACAAGAAATGTATTCAAAAATTATCCTGTACCCAACAAGCCTTTATTACAATGGAGGCTGAAGTGGGAAGTAGTGAAAT is part of the Manis pentadactyla isolate mManPen7 chromosome 1, mManPen7.hap1, whole genome shotgun sequence genome and harbors:
- the ANAPC13 gene encoding anaphase-promoting complex subunit 13 → MDSEVQRDGRILDLIDDAWREDKLPYEDVAIPLNELPEPEQDNGGTTESVKEQEMKWTDLALQYLHENVPPIGN